GGACCAGGACGTGCCGGACCCGGGAGGAGTCCATCAGCGGGTCGTACGCCGGGAGGATCGCACCGCCGGGAATGCCGAACACCGTGTCCGCGCCGACCTCCTCGAGGGAGCGGATGAGGGACTGCGCGCCCGTGACGTGCTCGACGGGGGCGGACTGCTGTCCTCCGGAACGGGGCCGCGGCTGCGGATGGGCCCCGGTGGCCTGCTCGGTCATCGTCATTCTCTTCTCGATGCTGAGGGTTTTTGCGAGGTTCGTGCGCTGTGCGGCTGCTGTACGGCAGGTGCCCGTGCAACAAAAAACCCCTCGTGCCATAGGGCAAGCGAGGGGAGCGCGCCGGCGAGGTCGCTGGGGGTTCCGGATCGTCCTCCGGTGGATCCCAGCTCAGCCGACGCGCTGTCCAAGTACGAGAATTCGGGTGCGCATGGAACTGACCCTCTCCCGGCACACACCACCTGTCAAGTGGGTGGGACGGGAGTCTCAGCATGTGAACGAAGGGCTGTACCGCCACCGAAGACGGCGGACACGCCTGCGGTGTACACCCCGGATCCGCCCCCACCGGCGAAGACCGGCTCGGCCGGTGCGTGCGGCACCGGATAATGGCCGGATCCGAGCGCCCGGCGCAGCCGGTACTCCTCCAGCGGCCCGGAGAACGCCATGCCCTGGGCGTGCGTGCAGCCCATCGCGCGCAGCGCCATCACCTGTTCCGGCAGGTCCACGCCCTCGGCCACGGACTGGAGCCCCAGGTCGCCGGCGATGCGCAGCAGCCCGCTCGTGATCTTGTGCAGCGGAGCGGACTCCACGACCCCCTCGACCAGGGTGCGGTCGAGCTTGAGGATGTCCACGGGCAGCTTCCTCAGGGCCGTGATGGTCGCGTAGCCGCTGCCGAAGCCGTCCAGCGCGATCCGCACCCCGAGCCGGCTGAGCGCGGCCAGCCGCCGCTCCAGTTCCTCCAGACAAACCCGGGGGTCGAGGTCGCACAGTTCGACCACCAGCGCGCCGGGCGGCAGGCCGTGCCGGTTCAGCAGCGCCTCCACCGAGCCGAGCGGCACCGAGCGGTCCAGCAGCCGCCGGGCGCTCGTCCGGACGGTCACCGGGACGACGAGTCCGGCGGCGGCCCGCTCCGAGGCCCGCTCGACGGCCTCCTGGAGGATCCAGCGGTCCAGTTCGGCGGTCTTGTCGGCGTCCTCGGCCACCCGCAGGAACTCGGCCGGGGTGAACAGCACCCCCTGGGAGGAGCGCCAGCGCGCCTGGGCGGAGACCGCCGTGACGCGGCCGTTGCGCAGGCAGACCACCGGCTGGTGCAGCAGCGTGAACTCGCCGTCGTGCAGCGCGGCCCGCAGCCGGGTGGCCAGCTCGGCCTTGCGCACGACGTCCTGCTGCATCTGCGGCCGGTACAGCACCACGCGGCCCTTGCCGGCCGACTTGGCGCGGTACATGGCGAGGTCGGCGTTGCGCAGCAGCTCGCCCGCGCCGAGGCCCGGTTCGGCGAAGGCCACGCCGATGGAGGCGTTGACCCGGACATCGTTGCCGTCGATGGCGTACGGCTGCGAGAGGGTCGTCCTGAGACGGTCGGCGAGCTCCACGATGTCGCGCTCCCGGGCGGCCCGGTCGTGGGTGCCGTCCCCGACGATCAGGGCCGCGAACTCGTCGCCGCCCAGCCGGGAGGCGGTGTCGCCCTGGCGGACCGCGTCCTGGAGCCTGCGGGCGGCCTGGACCAGCAGTTCGTCCCCGGCCTGGTGCCCGATCGTGTCGTTGACCGCCTTGAAGCCGTCCAGGTCGATGAAGAGCACGGCCGTGCCGCGCAGGGCGGCGCCGCGGTCGGTGGCGCGGCGGCCGGACAGCGCCTGCTGGACGCGCCGGGTGAACAGCGCGCGGTTGGGCAGGTCGGTGAGCGGGTCGTGCTCGGCGTTGTGCTGCAGCTGGGCCTGCAGCCGCACCCGCTCGGTGACGTCCCGGCTGTTGAAGATGAGGCCGCCGTGGTGGCGGTTGACGGTGGACTCGACGTTGAGCCAGCCGCCACCGCCGGACCGGAAGCGGCACTCGATGCGGGTGGTGGGTTCGTCCTGGGGCCGGGCGGCGAGGAAGCGGCGCACCTCGTGCACCACGCAGCCCAGGTCCTCCGGGTGGATGAGCGCGGCCAGTTCGGTGCCCACCAGCTCCTCGGCGGGCCGTCCGTAGACCCCGGCGGCGGCCGGGGAGACGTACCGGAGGATGCCGTTGGGCGCGGCGATCATGATGACGTCGCTGGAGCCCTGCACCAGGGAGCGGAAGTGGCTCTCCTTCTGCGCCAGCTCCTGGGTGAGGGTGATGTTGTCGAGCAGCATGATGCCTTGGCGGATGACCAGCGCCAGCACGACGGCGCCCGCGGTGACCAGCACCACGTGGTCGGGCCGGCGACCGTTGAGGACGTTGTACAGGATGCCCAGGGTGCAGACGGCGGCGGCGAGGTACGGGGTGAGCGCGGCGAGGGAGCCGGTGAGCGGCCGTCCCGCCGGGTACCGGCCGTGCTCGCCCGCCGGTCCGGGCACCGGCGGGGGCACGGACACGGGCGCGGGCGGCGCGCTGCGCTGTCCCGGCACGTGCTCGTGGACCACGCGTGTGTGCCCGTCGGGGGCGCGCCGTCCGCCGTCCCGTGCTCCGGGGTGCCGGGAGGCGGCCCAGGGGGCGTAGGCGAGCAGCAGCGAGCCGCCGAACCAGCCCGCGTCCAGCAGCTGTCCGGAGTGGTAACTGCCGTGCAGCAGCGGTGAGGTGAACAGCGCGTCGCACAACACGGTCAGGGCGAGTGCGCCGATCGCGGTGTTCACCGCCGTGCGGTTGCCCGGAGCCCGTCGGAAGTGCAGGGCGAGGACCATGCTGACGAGCACGATGTCGAGCAGCGGATAGGCCAGGGAGAGCGCGGTGTGCGCCACGCTCGGCCCGTCGAAGCGGGCCGCCTGGGCGAGCGCCAGGCTCCAGGAGAGAGTGAGCAGCGAGCCGCCGATCAGCCAGGCGTCCAGTCCCAGGCAGATCCAGCCGGCTCTGGTCACCGGTCGTTTGGCGAGGACGAGCAGGCCCACGATGGCGGGCGGCGCGAAGCAGAGGAAGAACAGGTCGGCGTAGCCCGGGGTGGGCACGGGCCGCGCCAGGACCACCTCGTACCACCCCCACACGGCGTTGCCGAGGGCCGCCATCGCCGAGGAGAGGGCGAACAGCAGCCAGGCCGGCCGGAAGCGGATCCGCGGGCTGCGGCCGTAGAGGAAGCAGGAGACGGCGGCGGCGCCCGCCGCCGCGCTCAGTCCGAAGTCGCCCATGATCAGCGCGAGTGTGTCGGAGCCCCAGTTGAAGGCGGACCCGACGGCGTAGGCCGCGCAGACGAGGGCGAGGGCGAGTTGCTGGACCACGCGCCCGTCGCCGACGGCCGGCGGCCGGGGCGGCGCTCCCTGCGGCAGCGGCGCGCACGGCGCGCTGTCGCGTACGGCGGCCGTGGTCGTCACGGTGGTCGACGCGTTCACCGGGGCCTCCCGGTCCGCGTCGCCCCCGGGTCGCGCGCGTCCCGGTGCGCCGGGCGCGCGTGCCTCCTGCGCACGCTGTGCCTGAGGTGGTTGCCGTGATGGCCGGCGTGATGGCCGCGTCCGTCCGTGGCCGTGCGCCACGGTCGCCGTCGGCGGCTCCGCCTCGTCGGATCGGTGGTCCATAGGCCGTGCATCGCCCGTCGCCCCCCTCACAGATCTGAAATGTCCATCCCCGGCGCCGAAACGGTCAGCGGCGCGTCCCCTGTCGGGACGATACACCAGGATCGTCACTCAGGGACATAGCTTCTCTACTCTCCGTGACGACCAGCGGAGATGCCGGCACGCCCTGCGTCCGAAAGGTTGCGGAGGGTGCCGGAAGCGGGTTATGGGCCCGTTGTCAGGATCATGTTCCTCAGGGGCTCGCGGTTCACGAACCTGTTCAGCTGGTCCACCAGCAGCCGCCGGGCGCGCGGCGCGAAAGCCGAGGTGGGGCCGCCCGCGTGCGGGCTGATCAGCACACCGGGCGCCCGCCACAGGGGGTGCTCCGGCGGCAGCGGCTCGGGGTCCGTCACGTCCAGGGCGGCGGTGATCCGGCCGCTGCGCACCTGCGTGAGCAGCGCGTTCGTGTCGACGACGGGTCCGCGGGCGACGTTGACGAGCAGCGCCCCGTCCTTCATCCGGCCCAGGAACCCGGCGTCCACCAGGCCCCGGGTGGTCTCCGTGAGGGGCGTGGAGAGGATCACGACGTCCGCTTCCGGGAGCAGCGAGGGCAGGGCGGTGAACGGGTGCACGGGACCGCGCGCCGTGGCACGCCCGGAGCGCGCGACGCGCGCCACCCGCGCGAGTTCGAAGGGTTCGAGCCGGTCCTCGATGGCGGCGCCGATGGAGCCGTAGCCGACGATGAGGACACCGCGGTCGGCGAGGGCCGGGCGGAACCCGCCGAGCCACTCGCCCCGGTCCTGGGCCCGCACGAAGTCGGGGACGCCGCGCAGGGAGGCGAGGATCAGGGCCAGCGTCAGCTCGGCGGTGCTGGCCTCGTGGACCCCGCGCGCGTTGCACAGCCGCACCCCGGCACGCAGATGGGGGAGGCCGGGCTCGACGTGGTCGATGCCGGCCGAGAGCGTCTGCACGACCTGGACGGCCCCCATCGCGGGCAGCGGACGTACGCCCACCGTCGACGGCTTCATGTAGGGCACGACGTAGAAGACGCAGTCGCCCGGGTCCGCGGGGAACTCCTCACCCCCGTCCCAGAACAGGTACCGGGGCCCCTCGGGCAGTCCTTCGATGTCCTCCGGCGGGAGGGGAAGCCATACGTCTGCGGTCATGCCCAGGAGGCTATGTCAGGCGAACACCCGTGCAGAGGTTAGGTTGGGGGCCGGGCTGAGGGAGGTTCACGGGCAGGTGGAGCGCAGGACGATCGGCGCGGGGGCGCCCGCGGTGGGGGCCGTCGGACTCGGGTGCATGCCGATGAGCTGGGCCTACAGCGGGTCCCGGCGGCGCGGCGAGGAGTCGATCAGGGCGGTGCACCGGGCGCTGGACCTGGGCGCGACCCTGCTGGACACGGCGGACATGTACGGGCCCTTCACCAACGAGCTGCTGCTCGGACGGGTGCTGAAGGAACGGCGCGCGGACGCCTTCGTGTCGACGAAGGTGGGGCTGCTCGTGGGTGAGCAGCACATCGTGGCCAACGGCCGCCCGGGGTACGTGAAGCGGGCCTGCGACGCCTCGCTGCGGCGGCTGCAGACGGACGTGATCGACCTCTACCAGCTGCACCGCGCCGACCCGGAGGTCCCGGTCGAGGAGACGTGGGGCGCGATGGCCGAACTGGTGCGGGCCGGAAAGGTGCGGGCGCTGGGCCTGTGCGCGGTGGGCGCGCGCGGCGGGCGCCGCTCCGGGTCCCGGCCGTACGACGCGACCCTGGGCCAGCTGCAGCGGGTGCAGCAGGTCTTCCCGGTGGCCGCGGTGCAGGCCGAGCTGTCGGTGTGGTCGCCGGAGGCGCTGGAGGCGCTGCTGCCGTGGTGTGCGGAGCGGGGGGTGGGTTTCCTGGCGGCGATGCCGCTGGGCAGCGGCTTCCTGACCGGCACGCTCACCCCGGGCGAGGGCTTCGAGCCGGACGACCCGCGCGCCCGCCACCCGCGCTTCACCGCCGAGATGATGGCCGCCAACCAGCCGATCGTCGCGGGCCTGCGCCGGATCGCCCGCCGCCACGGCGAGCACGTCACCCCGGCCCAGGTGGCCCTGGCCTGGGTCCTGGCCCAGGGCCGGCACGTGATCGCGGTGCCCGGCACCAAGCGGGAGCGCTGGGCGGCGGAGAACGCGGCTGCGGCCGGGCTGCGGCTGACCCCGCGGGACCTGGTGGAGGTGTCCTGGCTGCCGGCGGCGCAGGGGTCGTGGGACTGATCGCGCGCATGCGGCGGGGGCGGATCGGGAACCCTTCAGGGCGCGAGCGGTGTACGACCGGGCGAAGCCGCCGCCCGGACGCCGCCCCGAAGGGACCGTGACCGTGCCACGTCGAACCGTGCCCGCCCTGCTGGCCGCGGCCGCCCTGCTGCTGTCGGCCGGCTGCTCCTCCGGCGGCGACGGGGGGTTCCCGGCCGGCGCGCCCAGCTCACGGGCGGGCACGGCGCCGGGCCCCTCCGCGCGGGCCACCGGGCCGGCCCCGCCGGCCAAGGGCTCGGTGAAGGTGCTGCGCACGGTGGCCGAGGGCCTGAGGAGCCCGTGGGGCCTGGCCCCGCTGCCCGGCGGGGGTCTGCTGGTCTCCTCCCGCGACGAGGGGACGATCACCCGGATCGACGGCCGGACGGGCGCGAGGACCGAGCTGGGCAGGGTGTCCGGGGTCTCCCCGGACGGTGAGGGCGGCCTGCTCGGCATCGCCCTGTCCCCCGCCTTCGCCTCGGACCGCATGATCTACGCCTACTTCACCTCCGCCTCGGACAACCGCATCGTGCGCGTGCTGTACGACGGCAGGAGGCCGGCCGGTGAGCAGCTGGGCGCCCCGGACACCGTCTTCAAGGGAATCCCCAAGGGGTTCGTCCACAACGGCGGCCGGATCGCCTTCGGCCCGGACGGGATGCTCTACGCGGGCACCGGCGAGAGCGGCGAGCGGGGTCTGGCGCAGGACCGCGGGTCGCTGGGCGGCAAGATCCTCCGGATGACCCCGGAGGGCGAACCGGCCCCGGGCAACCCCTTCCCGGACTCCCCGGTGTACTCGTACGGCCACCGCAACGTGCAGGGCCTGGCCTGGGACGCCCACCAGCGGCTGTTCGCCTCGGAGTTCGGGCAGGACACCTGGGACGAGCTGAACGCGGTCGAGCCGGGCGGCGACTACGGCTGGCCGGACGCCGAGGGCAGGTCCTCCAACGCCCGCTTCCGGAACCCGGTGGCCCAGTGGCACACCGACGACGCCTCGCCCAGCGGCATCGCGTACGCCGACGGCGTGATCTGGATGGCCGGGCTGAAGGGCCGGCGCCTGTGGCGGATCCCGCTGGAGGGCACCCGGGCCTCGGCGAGCCCCCAGCCGTTCCTCACCGGCGCGTACGGCCGCCTGCGCACGGTGGTCGCGGCGGGCGGCGACAGGCTCTGGCTGGTGACGAGCAACACGGACGGCCGGGGCTCGCCGAAGAAGGGGGACGACAGGGTCCTGGAGGTCCGGGTGAGGTGAGCGGAGCCGACCGCCGGCCGGGGGTGGGTGCGGCCCCTTTCCGGCGGACCGGGGTCCCGGGGCGCGCGGGCACGGGCGGCGCAGGATTCCCCGGGCCCCCGCGAAGTGCGCGCTCCTCAGCCGGCCGAGGGCAGCCCCAGCAGCGCGCCGGAGTACTTCAGGACGGCCAGGAGCAGGCCGACGACGCCGAGCGAGACGCCCGCCCACGCGACCGACTTGATCCAGGCGGCCTGCGGACGGCCGGGGGTGCCGAACGCCGGCCGGACGAGCACGACCACGCCGGTGATCAGCGCGAGCACCGCGAACAGGCCGGCCCACAGGGCGGTGGTGCGCCAGGCGTCGCCGTAGACCTCCTTGATCTGCGTGGCGACGCCGGCCGTGGTCGAGGTCCTCAGCTGGCCGACGAGGGTCTCGCGGGCGGCGGCGACCGTGCCGATCCAGCCACCGGTGAGCGAGACCAGGCCCAGCGCGGCGGAGACGACGGCGCCGGCGCCCTGGCCGACCCCGGACTGCTCCCGCTCCCCGGACCCCGCGTCGGCGGCTCCCGCTCCCGCCTCGTTCCCCGCTTCCGCCCCCACCCCTGTTCCCGCCTCCTCGGCGGCGTCCCCGGCCGGCCCCCGGTGCGGTTCCGCACCGCCGGCCGCGGCCCGGGCCGCGCCGGTGGCGTCCGCCCCGGCCGCCCCCGGCTCCTGCTCGTCGTCGGTCCTGGTGACGTCGTCCGTCTTCGTTGCCATGCCCGGAACCGTACGGACACTGTCTGAGAGGCGCCTTAACGTGCGCGGCGGGCGCCCCGTCCGCGCGCCGCCCGCCACTCGGGGGCCAGCACCGCCCAGATCTCGGTGTCCGCGCGCACACCGCGGTGCGGGTGGTTCTCCCGGAGCACGCCCTCACGGGTCATCCCGAGGCGCCGCGCCACGTTGAGGCTGCCTTCGTTGGCGGAGGAGGCGCGCCACTCCGCGCGGTGCATGCCGCGCTCCTCGAACGCCCAGTCCAGCAGCACGCGCATGCCGCGGGTGACGAGCCCGCGCCCGGCCGCCGCCGGCTCCAGCCAGCAGCCGGCCTCGCAGACCCCGCTCGGGGTGTCCCAGACCCGGAACAGCAGGCCGCCGACCAGTTCCCCCTCCAGCCAGATCCCGTGCAGGCCGCCCGCGTCGGCGGCACGCCGGTCGGCGTACGACCGGATCCAGGCGCGGGCGCCGTCGAGGTCGCCCACCACGTCCGGCAGGCCGATGTGCCGGCCGATGTACTCCCGCCCCCGGTCGATGTTGGCGAGCAGTTCCGGCGCGTGCCAGACCTCCAGGGGGCGCAGTTCGGCGCCGTCCTGGCCCAGGGATGCCGCGTACATCGTGCCGCTGTTCCTTCCGCCGTCGCGTCACCGGGACCGCCCCGGGCCTCCCACGGGCGCCCCCGCGTGCGCCCCGGCCGGACCGGTCCTCCGGCCCCGGGCCGGGGCCGGTGCGGGCACCGGGGCCGACGGCGCGGCCCCGGAGCGGATGCCTCCGGGGCCGTGCCGGCCGTCGCCCGGGTCAGCCCTCGCCGACGCCGAGCTTCTCCAGGATCAGCTCCTTGACGCGGGCCGCGTCGGCCTGGCCGCGGGTGGCCTTCATGACCGCGCCGACCAGGGCGCCGGCCGCGGCCACCTTGCCGCCGCGGATCTTGTCGGCGACGCCCGGGTTGCCGGCGATGGCCTCCTCGACGGCGGCGGTCAGCGCGCCCTCGTCGGAGACGACCTTCAGGCCGCGCTTCTCCACGACCTCGTCCGGGGTGCCCTCGCCCGCGAGGACGCCCTCGATGACCTGGCGGGCCAGCTTGTCGTTCAGGGAGCCCTCGGACACCAGGGCGGTGACCCGGGCGACCTGCTCCGGCGTGATGGCCAGTTCGTCCAGCGCCTTGCCGGACTCGTTGGCGCTGCGCGCCAGTTCGCCCATCCACCACTTGCGGGCGGAGGCCGCGTCGGCACCGGCGTCGATCGTGGCGACGATCGGGTCCAGCGCGCCCGCGTTGAGGATCGCCTGCATGTCGGTGGCCGAGACGCCCCACTCCGCCAGCAGCCGGTTGCGGCGGGCCAGCGGCAGTTCGGGCAGACCGGCCCGGATCTCCTCGACCCACGCGCGCGAGGGCGCGACCGGCACCAGGTCGGGCTCCGGGAAGTACCGGTAGTCCTCGGCCTCCTCCTTCACGCGGCCCGAGGTCGTCGACCCGGTGTCCTCGTGGAAGTGGCGGGTCTCCTGGACGATCGTGCCGCCGGACGACAGCACGGCCGCGTGCCGCTGGATCTCGAAGCGGGCCGCGCGCTCCACCGAGCGCAGGGAGTTGACGTTCTTCGTCTCCGAGCGCGTGCCGAACCTGTCGGCGCCCTTGGGCATCAGCGACAGGTTGACGTCGCAGCGCATCTGGCCCATCTCCATGCGGGCCTCGGACACGCCGAGCGCGCGGATGACCTCGCGCAGCTCACGGACGTAGGCCTTCGCCACCTCGGGGGCGCGCTCGCCGGCGCCGACGATGGGCTTGGTGACGATCTCGATGAGCGGGATGCCCGCGCGGTTGTAGTCGAGCAGGGAGTGGGACGCGCCGTGGATGCGGCCGGTGGCACCGCCGACGTGCGTCGACTTGCCGGTGTCCTCCTCCATGTGGGCGCGCTCGATCTCCACGCGGAAGGTCTCGCCGTCCTCCAACTGGACGTCGAGGTAGCCGTTGAAGGCGATCGGCTCGTCGTACTGGGAGGTCTGGAAGTTCTTCGGCATGTCCGGATAGAAGTAGTTCTTCCGGGCGAAGCGGCACCACTCGGCGATCTCGCAGTTCAGCGCGAGCCCGATCTTGATCGCGGACTCGACGCCGGTCGCGTTGAC
This is a stretch of genomic DNA from Streptomyces sp. TG1A-8. It encodes these proteins:
- a CDS encoding bifunctional diguanylate cyclase/phosphodiesterase, which produces MNASTTVTTTAAVRDSAPCAPLPQGAPPRPPAVGDGRVVQQLALALVCAAYAVGSAFNWGSDTLALIMGDFGLSAAAGAAAVSCFLYGRSPRIRFRPAWLLFALSSAMAALGNAVWGWYEVVLARPVPTPGYADLFFLCFAPPAIVGLLVLAKRPVTRAGWICLGLDAWLIGGSLLTLSWSLALAQAARFDGPSVAHTALSLAYPLLDIVLVSMVLALHFRRAPGNRTAVNTAIGALALTVLCDALFTSPLLHGSYHSGQLLDAGWFGGSLLLAYAPWAASRHPGARDGGRRAPDGHTRVVHEHVPGQRSAPPAPVSVPPPVPGPAGEHGRYPAGRPLTGSLAALTPYLAAAVCTLGILYNVLNGRRPDHVVLVTAGAVVLALVIRQGIMLLDNITLTQELAQKESHFRSLVQGSSDVIMIAAPNGILRYVSPAAAGVYGRPAEELVGTELAALIHPEDLGCVVHEVRRFLAARPQDEPTTRIECRFRSGGGGWLNVESTVNRHHGGLIFNSRDVTERVRLQAQLQHNAEHDPLTDLPNRALFTRRVQQALSGRRATDRGAALRGTAVLFIDLDGFKAVNDTIGHQAGDELLVQAARRLQDAVRQGDTASRLGGDEFAALIVGDGTHDRAARERDIVELADRLRTTLSQPYAIDGNDVRVNASIGVAFAEPGLGAGELLRNADLAMYRAKSAGKGRVVLYRPQMQQDVVRKAELATRLRAALHDGEFTLLHQPVVCLRNGRVTAVSAQARWRSSQGVLFTPAEFLRVAEDADKTAELDRWILQEAVERASERAAAGLVVPVTVRTSARRLLDRSVPLGSVEALLNRHGLPPGALVVELCDLDPRVCLEELERRLAALSRLGVRIALDGFGSGYATITALRKLPVDILKLDRTLVEGVVESAPLHKITSGLLRIAGDLGLQSVAEGVDLPEQVMALRAMGCTHAQGMAFSGPLEEYRLRRALGSGHYPVPHAPAEPVFAGGGGSGVYTAGVSAVFGGGTALRSHAETPVPPT
- a CDS encoding 2-hydroxyacid dehydrogenase, producing MTADVWLPLPPEDIEGLPEGPRYLFWDGGEEFPADPGDCVFYVVPYMKPSTVGVRPLPAMGAVQVVQTLSAGIDHVEPGLPHLRAGVRLCNARGVHEASTAELTLALILASLRGVPDFVRAQDRGEWLGGFRPALADRGVLIVGYGSIGAAIEDRLEPFELARVARVARSGRATARGPVHPFTALPSLLPEADVVILSTPLTETTRGLVDAGFLGRMKDGALLVNVARGPVVDTNALLTQVRSGRITAALDVTDPEPLPPEHPLWRAPGVLISPHAGGPTSAFAPRARRLLVDQLNRFVNREPLRNMILTTGP
- a CDS encoding aldo/keto reductase, encoding MERRTIGAGAPAVGAVGLGCMPMSWAYSGSRRRGEESIRAVHRALDLGATLLDTADMYGPFTNELLLGRVLKERRADAFVSTKVGLLVGEQHIVANGRPGYVKRACDASLRRLQTDVIDLYQLHRADPEVPVEETWGAMAELVRAGKVRALGLCAVGARGGRRSGSRPYDATLGQLQRVQQVFPVAAVQAELSVWSPEALEALLPWCAERGVGFLAAMPLGSGFLTGTLTPGEGFEPDDPRARHPRFTAEMMAANQPIVAGLRRIARRHGEHVTPAQVALAWVLAQGRHVIAVPGTKRERWAAENAAAAGLRLTPRDLVEVSWLPAAQGSWD
- a CDS encoding sorbosone dehydrogenase family protein is translated as MPALLAAAALLLSAGCSSGGDGGFPAGAPSSRAGTAPGPSARATGPAPPAKGSVKVLRTVAEGLRSPWGLAPLPGGGLLVSSRDEGTITRIDGRTGARTELGRVSGVSPDGEGGLLGIALSPAFASDRMIYAYFTSASDNRIVRVLYDGRRPAGEQLGAPDTVFKGIPKGFVHNGGRIAFGPDGMLYAGTGESGERGLAQDRGSLGGKILRMTPEGEPAPGNPFPDSPVYSYGHRNVQGLAWDAHQRLFASEFGQDTWDELNAVEPGGDYGWPDAEGRSSNARFRNPVAQWHTDDASPSGIAYADGVIWMAGLKGRRLWRIPLEGTRASASPQPFLTGAYGRLRTVVAAGGDRLWLVTSNTDGRGSPKKGDDRVLEVRVR
- a CDS encoding GNAT family N-acetyltransferase; this translates as MYAASLGQDGAELRPLEVWHAPELLANIDRGREYIGRHIGLPDVVGDLDGARAWIRSYADRRAADAGGLHGIWLEGELVGGLLFRVWDTPSGVCEAGCWLEPAAAGRGLVTRGMRVLLDWAFEERGMHRAEWRASSANEGSLNVARRLGMTREGVLRENHPHRGVRADTEIWAVLAPEWRAARGRGARRAR
- the gatB gene encoding Asp-tRNA(Asn)/Glu-tRNA(Gln) amidotransferase subunit GatB, giving the protein MTTTTDLVSYEDALASYDPVMGLEVHVELGTRTKMFCGCSTELGAEPNSQTCPVCLGLPGALPVVNATGVESAIKIGLALNCEIAEWCRFARKNYFYPDMPKNFQTSQYDEPIAFNGYLDVQLEDGETFRVEIERAHMEEDTGKSTHVGGATGRIHGASHSLLDYNRAGIPLIEIVTKPIVGAGERAPEVAKAYVRELREVIRALGVSEARMEMGQMRCDVNLSLMPKGADRFGTRSETKNVNSLRSVERAARFEIQRHAAVLSSGGTIVQETRHFHEDTGSTTSGRVKEEAEDYRYFPEPDLVPVAPSRAWVEEIRAGLPELPLARRNRLLAEWGVSATDMQAILNAGALDPIVATIDAGADAASARKWWMGELARSANESGKALDELAITPEQVARVTALVSEGSLNDKLARQVIEGVLAGEGTPDEVVEKRGLKVVSDEGALTAAVEEAIAGNPGVADKIRGGKVAAAGALVGAVMKATRGQADAARVKELILEKLGVGEG